The genomic stretch CGGTCCTGCCTACGTCCGGCTCGCGCACGACCTCGTCGTCCGGCTGGACGACGCCATCGACGAGCGGGAGCGCCTGCACCTGCTGGCCGCGGTCCTGCCTCCCGACGCCGCCTACAGCCATCGGACGGCGGCGGCGCTCCTGGACGCACCCTTCGACTCCCCGCCGCGCCCGCACGTGGTGCTCACTCCGCGGCGGGTTCTCCCGCAGCACACCGCGTTCGTCGTCCACTCGCGACAGCTCGAACCGGCCGACGTCGTCGTCCGCCATTCCCTGCGTGTCACCTCCGGCGCGCAGACGTTCCTCGACCTCGCGCCGTCCCTGTGGCCCGGCGACCTCGTGGCGCTCGGAGACGCACTGCTGCGCGCCGGTCACATGACCCCCGCGTCGTTGGCCGGGCGACTGGACCGCGCCCATCGCGTGCGGGGTGTCGTCCGGGCCCGCAAGTGCGCACCCATGCTGTCGCCCTCGTCGATGTCGCGACGTGAGAGCTGGGTCCGGTTCTGGCTGATGACGAGTGATCTGCCGGATCCCGGGGTGCAGGTGCCGATCCACGACCGCTCGGGGCGAGCCGTCGTCCACGCCGACCTGGGGTACGAGGAATGGAAGATCGCGATCGAGTACGAGGGTCGACAGCACGCGGACATCGATCAGTTCGGCCGTGACATCGACCGGTACTCCCTGATGGCGGCCGACGGATGGCTGGTCCTGCGCTTCGCTGATCGGCACATGGGGCCGGCCCCCGTGGTGAGCCGGACCCGAGGCGCCCTGCTCAGCCGCGGCTGGCGCCCCTGAGGGCGTCGATCATCGGCAGGTGGCTGTGGGATACGCCGCTGGGGGCAGCCATTCGCCGATGATCACGGGTGATCACGGGTGATCACGGGCGTCAGCGCCGCAGGGTCTCCTTCAGGGCGGCGAGCACGAGGGCGACCTTGTCGGGGGCCGCGTTGGGGCCCATCAGGCCGATCCGCCACACGCTCGCGGCGTAGGCGCCCACTCCGCCGCCGATCTCCAGGTCGTACCGCTCGAGCAGCTCCTTGCGGACGGCGGCGGAGTCCACGCCGTCGGGCACGTTCACCGTCGTCAGCTCGGGCAGGCGGTGTCCTTCGGCGGCGAACAGCTCCAGCCCCAGCTCGGTCAGCCCCTCGTGCAGCAGCCGGCCGGCCTCGGCGTGCCGGGCGTGCACGGCATCGAGCCCCTCGGCGAGGATCCGCCCGAGCCCGGCGTGCAGCGAGACGACCATGCCGGTGGGGGCGGTGTGGTGGTACGTGCGGCCGGAGCCGGCGGCCTCGCCCGCGTACCCGCCCAGGAGCCCCAAGTCGAGGTACCAGCTCTGCGGCTTCTCGATCCGCCGCTCCCAGGCACGGTCGTTGATGGTGAACGGTGCGAGCCCCGGCGCGACGCCCAGGCACTTCTGGGTCCCGGCGTAGGCGAGGTCGACCCCCCACTCGTCCAGCTGCACCGGGATGCCGCCGAGGGAGGTCACGCAGTCGGCGAGGAGCAGTGCGTCGCCCTTGCCCTCGGCCAGGGGCTGGAGGTCCGAGCGCACGCCCGTCGAGGTCTCGGCGTGCACGGCGGCGATCAGCTTGGGCGAGGGATGGGCGTCGAGCACGCGCGCCGCGTCGACCGGCTGCCCCCACTCGTGCTCGACCGGCACGACCTCGGCGCCGCACCGCGAGGCGACCTCGACCATCCGCTGCCCGAACAGCCCGTTGACCGCGACCACCACGACGTCACCAGGGCCGACCGTGTTGACGAACGCCGCCTCCATGCCCGCGGAGCCGGTCGCGGACAGCGGCAGCGTGCGCCGGTTCGCCGTTCCGAAGACCTGCCGCAGGCGATCCGACGTCTCGTCGAGGATGCCGAGGAACACCGGATCGAGGTGCCCGAGCAGCGGCTGCCCGAGGGCGACCGTCGCCTCCGGGTAGGGGTTCGTCGGGCCGGGACCGAGCAGGGTGCGGGCACGCAGCGGCATGCGCGCGACGCTACCGGGACGGCGGAGACGTCGCCGCGGGCTGCCGGGCCGGGCCGATCTGCGCCGCGTAGCACGCCAGCAGCGTGAGGAGGACGCCGATCAGCTCGGTCTGCAACACCGGCTCCTCGATGCCGAGATCCTGCGTCTGCAGCTCCCGCACGATCCAGTAGACCGACCACAGGCCGAAGAGCGTGATGCCGACGAGCGCTGCGACGCGCTGCCCCGAGCTGAGCCACAGCAGGGTCACGGCCAGCGCCGCGCCGCCCAGCAGGAACGTGCCCTCGTAGACCGCGAGCCAGTAGGACGGCGCGTGGGTCTCCGGACCCGACGCGAGGAACCACAGCACGCAGGCGACGACGACGAGCGCGCACGCCACCCGCCAGTCGGCGCGGGCGCCCGGCCGGCCAGCGAGCGGCGGCCGGGACAGGATGACCACCGCCGCCGCCACCACGACCACGGCGCCCAGGACGAGGAACCACAGCGCCGCGCCCACCGTGTAGCTGTCCCGGTAGTAGGTGAAGAAGAAGATCCAGAACAGGGCGTGCTCGACCAGCACCAGCCCGGCGCCGAGGAGGAGTCCGGCCGCCACCGGGAGCGCCCACCCCACCCGCGACCGCGCGGCCAGCAGGCCGGCGGCGGCGACGAGCGGCAGGACGACGAAGACCGTCCAGGGCAGGGTCGACTCGGTCCAGCTGTCGGCCGTGTGCGGGTAGCTCGTCTCGAAGTACAGCAACCGGAACAGGGTGAGCGGCAGCGCGCTCAGCAGGACGAGCGCGAGCACCCGGTCCGGCCGCGCCCACCGGCGGGTGCGGCCGGCCGGCGCTCCCGGTGGCGGCGCGGGAGCGCCGGCCACGACGGGCGACGGGTCGGGTGCCACCGGACGGGGCTCGACCGGCGGGGCATCGCGCACGGGTATCGCCTGCGGAGGAGGCGGATCCGGCCGGGCGAGCGGCGCCGCGGCCGCGACCACCGGCACGGCGGGTGTCTCGTACGGTCGTGGCGCCGGCACCGAGGGCGCGGACGGTGCCGCTCCGAGCCGCCCGAGCTGCTCCGTAGCGGCCGCCGACACCGACCGGCTGTCGTCAGCGGCCAGCGCGGCGAGCTCCGCCCTGACCGCCGCCCGCACCACCTCGTTGCCCGTGCGGTGCAGGTGGCCGAGCCCCTCCACCGCGGTGAGCCGCTGCGCGGCGATCGGGCTCTCGATCGCGTGCCGGAGGTGGTCGGGCAGCGTCCAGTGCACGTTACGGGCGATGAGGATGCGGCCGTCGACGTCCTCCTGCTTCTTGGGCCGCTGCCCCGGCACCTCGGCGACCACCCGCTCGCGCACATAGCTGTACAGCTCGTCGAGGGCGATGTCGCCGTCCTCGTCGAGGTCGGCCTCGCCGCTGCGGATCGCCTCCACCAGGTAGCGGGTGAACACCGAGGTGACACCTCGGCCCTTCAGGTCGTCCCCCTCGAAGGCGTACTGCGTCGCGTCCGAGGCGGTCAGCACCGCGCGGCCCTTGCCCTGGAACCGCTCGAGGGTCTGCACGCCCTCGTCCGCCTTCGCGGTCCGCCCGGCCGGGAAGGCGCCGCTGTAGCAGCAGTCGAGCACCAGGACCTTGCGCCGGGACGGTGACTCGTCCATCGCGTCGTTGAGCTGCGCGCCGGAGATCGCCGTGAACATCAGGGCCGACCGGCGGGTGTTCGTCATCGCCAGGTAGAACCGGCCCTCGTCGTCCTTGAGCCCGTGCCCGGTGAAGTAGAGCAGCGTCAGGTCGTCCCGCCGGGCGTCGGCGTAGAAGTCCGCGATCGCCTCACCGACCACGTGGTGCGGCTGGTTGACCAGCGTGGTGACGTCGAAGTCAGCGATCCCGGGATCCTCGAGCACCGCCGCCAGGGATTCCGCGTCGTGCTCGGGGGCGGCGAGCCGGCGCAGCCCCGCGTCGGTGTACTCGTAGGTCGCGACGATCAGCGCCTTGCGGGTCGCGGACACGGGGGTCACGCCGGCTGATGGCGTCGGACGAAGGTCTCGACGAGTGCGGCCCGCTCGTCGTCGGTGGCGTTGCTCAGCTCGAGGGTGTCGCCGTCGATGGTGACCGTGACCTTGTGGGCGGCGCCGCGCCGCGACAGCCATTCCTTGAGCGTTCCGATCACCGTCACGAGCACCCCGCCGCCGGCGCTCAGCGTCACCAGCCACTCGGTGAGCAGGGCCGCGGTCCCCGACTTCGAGCCCTCCGGCGGCGGCCCACCGTCGAGCACGGCGACGTCGTCGACGTCGAGGGCGCGCAGCTCGTTGCGGAGCTGCCGGCCGAGCCGTTCGACGTCCTCCGGGTCGGTGCCGGGCTCCGGTTCCAGGGCCACGAGGAACTCCACGGACGCCGATGCTCCGCCGGTCGGGAACGGCCGACAAGGGGCTTTGCGCCCCCGGCGGTCAGTGCGCGGGGTTCGTGGGCCCCGGCGCCCCCGGCTCACCGGGCAGCGGCGGCTCCTCCGGTTTCGCGTCGATGCCGGCCTCCTTGCGCTGCGCGTCGGTGATCGGCGTCGGCGCACCGGTCAGGGGGTCGAAACCGGCACCGGTCTTGGGAAAGGCGATGACCTCGCGGATCGACTCGACGCCCGACAGCAGCGCCGACAGGCGGTCCCAGCCCAGGGCGGCACCGGCGTGCGGCGGCGGGCCGTAGGCGAACGCCTCCAGGAAGAACCCGAACCGCTCGCGGGCCTCCTCGCGGGACATGCCGAGGGTCTCGAACACCCGCTCCTGCAGCGCGGCGTCGTGGATACGCACCGAGCCGCTCATCACCTCGTTGCCGTTGATCACCATGTCGTAGGCGTCCGAGAGCGCCGCACCCTTGTCGTCGGCGAACGTCTCCCGCCACTCGGGGGTGGGCGAGGTGAACGGGTGGTGCATGAACGTCCAGGAGCCGTCCTCGGTCTCCTCGAACATCGGGAAGTCGACGACGAACAGGAACGACCACGAGCCCGGCTCGATCAGCTCCAGCCGGCGGGCGATCTCGTTGCGTGCGGCGCCCAGCAGCTCCTGCGAGGACCGCCGGGCCCCGGCCGCGAAGAACACGCAGTCACCCGGCGAAGCCCCGACGGCCGCCACGAGCCCGGCGCGCTCGGTGTCGGAGATGTTCTTGGCGACCGGCCCGCCGAGCTCGCCGTCCTCGCCGATGGTCACGTAGGCCAGGCCTCGGGCGCCGCGCGACTTGGCCCAGTCCTGCCACGCGTCGAACGCCCGCCGCGGCTGCGAGCCGCCGCCGGGCATGACGACCGCGCCGACGTAGGGCGCCTGGAACACCCGGAACGGTGTGTCCGCGAAGTACGACGTCAGCTCGGTCAGCTCGATGCCGAACCGCAGGTCGGGCTTGTCCGACCCGAAGCGATCCATCGCCTCGCGGTAGGTCATCCGCGGGATGTCGGGCACCTCGTAGGAGGCCAGCTCCCGCCACAGCGCCCGGACGACGTCCTCCGCGACGGCCAGGACGTCGTCGCGCTCGACGAAGCTCATCTCGAAGTCGAGCTGGGTGAACTCGGGCTGCCGGTCGGCGCGGAAGTCCTCGTCCCGGAAACAGCGTGCGATCTGGTAGTACCGCTCGAGCCCGCCGATCATGAGCAGCTGCTTGAACAGCTGCGGCGACTGCGGCAGCGCGTACCACTTGCCCGGCTGCAGCCGGACGGGGACGACGAAGTCGCGCGCGCCCTCGGGCGTCGACCGGGTCAGGTTCGGGGTCTCCACCTCGGCGAACCCGTGCCGGTGCATGACCTCGCGCGCGATCCGGCTGATCTCCGAGCGGATCCGGATCGCCCGGGCGGGCCCCCTGCCGGCGCAGGTCGAGGTAGCGGTACCTGTAGCGGACGTCGTCCGACGCCGCCTGGTCGGTCTCGATCGGGAACGGCAGCGGCGCCGCCGCCGACAGGACTTCCAGCGAGGAGGTGGCCACCTCGACCTCCCCGGTCGACAGCTCCGGGTTCTCGTTGCCCTCCGGACGGCGGCGCACCTCACCGGTCACGAGCACGCAGTACTCGTTGCGCAGGTGGTGGGCCTCCTCCTCCCGGACGACGACCTGGACGTAGCCCGACGCGTCACGCAGGTCGAGGAAGACGACGCCGCCGTGGTCGCGGCGGCGGGCGACCCAGCCGGCGAGGGTGACGGTGGTGCCGGCGTCGGACGCGCGCAGCGTTCCGGCGTCGTGGGTGCGAAGCAACTGAGTGCCCTTTCGGAGGGTGGGATCTACCAGCGGTCGTGCACGTGGGCGCGGATGCGCTCGTCGTACACCCGCTCGAGATCGCTGAGCTGGGAGTCGGTGAGGGGAGCCAGCGTCGCCGCCGCGACGTTGCCCCTGACCTGCGTCACGTTGCGGGCGCCCGGGATCACCGTGGTCACGCCGGGCTGGTCGATGACCCAACGCAGCGCGAACGCCGCGGTCGGCACGGCGTCCCCGGCGATCTCGGCCACCTCGCGGGCGGCGGCGACACCGACGTCGAACGGCACCCCCGAGAAGGTCTCGCCCACGTCGAAGGCCTCGCCGTGGCGGTTGTAGTTGCGGTGGTCGTCGGCGGGGAACGTCGTGTGCTCGTCGTACTTGCCGGACAGCAGGCCGCTGGCGAGCGGCACACGGGCCAGGATGCCTACCTGGGCCTGCTGCGCGGCCGGCAGCAGCTGCTCGAGCGGCTTGCGGCGGAACACGTTGAGGATGACCTGGATCGTCTGCACGTTCGGGTGCTCCAGGGCGGTCAGCCCCTCGGCCACGGTCTCGACGGACACGCCGTAGGCGGCGATCGCACCGGTGTCGACGAGGTCGTCGAGGGTGTCGTAGACCCGCTGGTCGGAGTAGACGGCCGACGGCGGGCAGTGCAGCTGCACGAGGTCGAGGGTGTCGACGCCGAGGTTCCGGCGGGACCGGTCGATCCAGGCGCGGAGGTTCTCCGGCGTGTACTGCTCGGCCTCGAAGGGATCGGCGCGCCGACCCGCCTTGGTCGCCACGAACGGCCGCTCCGACCGTGGTGCCAGCGCCTTGCGGATCCGCTCCTCCGAGCGGCCGTCCCCGTAGACGTCGGCGGTGTCGAGGATCGTCACCCCGGCGTCCAGGGCGGCGTCGAGGACCTCGGCGGCCGCGTCGTCGTCGACGTCCCCCCAGTCGCCGCCGAGCTGCCAGGTGCCCAGCCCGACGACCGACACGTCGGCCCCGGTCCGTCCGAGCGGTCGCTGCTCCATCGAAGAACTCACTCCCCCACACTTCCACGCACGGTCTCGAGCAGCTCAGCGACGGGAACCGGCCGCTGCTCGCCCGTGCGCATGTCCTTGAGCTGGCCGACGCCCTCGGCCAGATCGCGGTCGCCGATGACCACGACGTGCGAGGCGCCCGACCGGTCGGCCGCCTTCATCGCGCCCTTGAGCCCGCGGTCGCCGTAGACGGTGTCGGCGGCGATCCCCGCCTCGCGGAGCTGCCCGACCAGGCGCACCGCCAGGCGCTTCGCCTCGACTCCCAGCGGTACGACGAAGGCCTGCACACCGGCGGTCCCGCCGACGTCGAGCCCCTCGGCCTGCACCGCGAGCAGTGTGCGGTCGACGCCGACGGCGTACCCGATGCCCGACAGGTCCGGGCCGCCCAGGGCCGCGGAGAGGCCGTCGTACCGGCCGCCCCCGCCGATCGCCGACTGCGCCCCGAGCCCGGAGTGCACGAACTCGAAGGTCGTCTTCGTGTAGTAGTCCAGCCCGCGGACCAGCCGCGGGGCCTCGGTCCACGTCACCCCGAGATCGGTCAGGTGCTGGCGGACGGCGTCGTAGTGCGCCCTCGTCGAGTCGGAGAGGTGGTCGACCATCAGCGGCGCGTCGTCGAGCTGTGCCTGCACCTCGGGGCGCTTGTCGTCGAGCACCCGCAGCGGGTTGATCTCGGCGCGCCGCCGGGTCTCCTCGTCCAGGTCGAGCTTGGCGAGGTGATCGACGAGCAGCTCCCGGTACTGCGGCCGGCAGGTGGCGTCGCCGAGCGAGGTCAGCAGCAGCTCGAAGTCGGT from Blastococcus sp. PRF04-17 encodes the following:
- the hisS gene encoding histidine--tRNA ligase — encoded protein: MTELRAPKGTFDTLPPESARFLAVRDTLTAPLRRAGYGYVETPVFEETAVFARGVGESTDVVTKEMYTFDDRGGRSLTLRPELTAGLMRAFIEHRLHDGALPVKLWTVGSAFRYERPQAGRYRHFTQVDMEALGVDDPALDAEVVALGVQGFRDLGLTDFELLLTSLGDATCRPQYRELLVDHLAKLDLDEETRRRAEINPLRVLDDKRPEVQAQLDDAPLMVDHLSDSTRAHYDAVRQHLTDLGVTWTEAPRLVRGLDYYTKTTFEFVHSGLGAQSAIGGGGRYDGLSAALGGPDLSGIGYAVGVDRTLLAVQAEGLDVGGTAGVQAFVVPLGVEAKRLAVRLVGQLREAGIAADTVYGDRGLKGAMKAADRSGASHVVVIGDRDLAEGVGQLKDMRTGEQRPVPVAELLETVRGSVGE
- a CDS encoding pyridoxal-phosphate-dependent aminotransferase family protein, which codes for MPLRARTLLGPGPTNPYPEATVALGQPLLGHLDPVFLGILDETSDRLRQVFGTANRRTLPLSATGSAGMEAAFVNTVGPGDVVVVAVNGLFGQRMVEVASRCGAEVVPVEHEWGQPVDAARVLDAHPSPKLIAAVHAETSTGVRSDLQPLAEGKGDALLLADCVTSLGGIPVQLDEWGVDLAYAGTQKCLGVAPGLAPFTINDRAWERRIEKPQSWYLDLGLLGGYAGEAAGSGRTYHHTAPTGMVVSLHAGLGRILAEGLDAVHARHAEAGRLLHEGLTELGLELFAAEGHRLPELTTVNVPDGVDSAAVRKELLERYDLEIGGGVGAYAASVWRIGLMGPNAAPDKVALVLAALKETLRR
- a CDS encoding effector-associated constant component EACC1, producing the protein MEFLVALEPEPGTDPEDVERLGRQLRNELRALDVDDVAVLDGGPPPEGSKSGTAALLTEWLVTLSAGGGVLVTVIGTLKEWLSRRGAAHKVTVTIDGDTLELSNATDDERAALVETFVRRHQPA
- a CDS encoding aldo/keto reductase: MEQRPLGRTGADVSVVGLGTWQLGGDWGDVDDDAAAEVLDAALDAGVTILDTADVYGDGRSEERIRKALAPRSERPFVATKAGRRADPFEAEQYTPENLRAWIDRSRRNLGVDTLDLVQLHCPPSAVYSDQRVYDTLDDLVDTGAIAAYGVSVETVAEGLTALEHPNVQTIQVILNVFRRKPLEQLLPAAQQAQVGILARVPLASGLLSGKYDEHTTFPADDHRNYNRHGEAFDVGETFSGVPFDVGVAAAREVAEIAGDAVPTAAFALRWVIDQPGVTTVIPGARNVTQVRGNVAAATLAPLTDSQLSDLERVYDERIRAHVHDRW
- a CDS encoding caspase, EACC1-associated type, which codes for MTPVSATRKALIVATYEYTDAGLRRLAAPEHDAESLAAVLEDPGIADFDVTTLVNQPHHVVGEAIADFYADARRDDLTLLYFTGHGLKDDEGRFYLAMTNTRRSALMFTAISGAQLNDAMDESPSRRKVLVLDCCYSGAFPAGRTAKADEGVQTLERFQGKGRAVLTASDATQYAFEGDDLKGRGVTSVFTRYLVEAIRSGEADLDEDGDIALDELYSYVRERVVAEVPGQRPKKQEDVDGRILIARNVHWTLPDHLRHAIESPIAAQRLTAVEGLGHLHRTGNEVVRAAVRAELAALAADDSRSVSAAATEQLGRLGAAPSAPSVPAPRPYETPAVPVVAAAAPLARPDPPPPQAIPVRDAPPVEPRPVAPDPSPVVAGAPAPPPGAPAGRTRRWARPDRVLALVLLSALPLTLFRLLYFETSYPHTADSWTESTLPWTVFVVLPLVAAAGLLAARSRVGWALPVAAGLLLGAGLVLVEHALFWIFFFTYYRDSYTVGAALWFLVLGAVVVVAAAVVILSRPPLAGRPGARADWRVACALVVVACVLWFLASGPETHAPSYWLAVYEGTFLLGGAALAVTLLWLSSGQRVAALVGITLFGLWSVYWIVRELQTQDLGIEEPVLQTELIGVLLTLLACYAAQIGPARQPAATSPPSR
- the aspS gene encoding aspartate--tRNA ligase, which produces MHRHGFAEVETPNLTRSTPEGARDFVVPVRLQPGKWYALPQSPQLFKQLLMIGGLERYYQIARCFRDEDFRADRQPEFTQLDFEMSFVERDDVLAVAEDVVRALWRELASYEVPDIPRMTYREAMDRFGSDKPDLRFGIELTELTSYFADTPFRVFQAPYVGAVVMPGGGSQPRRAFDAWQDWAKSRGARGLAYVTIGEDGELGGPVAKNISDTERAGLVAAVGASPGDCVFFAAGARRSSQELLGAARNEIARRLELIEPGSWSFLFVVDFPMFEETEDGSWTFMHHPFTSPTPEWRETFADDKGAALSDAYDMVINGNEVMSGSVRIHDAALQERVFETLGMSREEARERFGFFLEAFAYGPPPHAGAALGWDRLSALLSGVESIREVIAFPKTGAGFDPLTGAPTPITDAQRKEAGIDAKPEEPPLPGEPGAPGPTNPAH